AAAGAGATGAGGGTAAAACTTCCATCGGCAAGGCCGATAGCTCCCGCAAGTATTATTCCGATGAGCAGCACCAGAAACACGTTCATCCCCATTAATGCCAGCACTAGCACTGAAACGTAGGGTAATATTTTAATAAAATTATACTCAAGGCCCTGCGGGATCTGACCCGTTATCCCCGTAAAAGCAAGTAAAGCTATTGTTATCAAAGCCGCCGGCAGGGCGATCTTGAAGTTCATGATAAACTTGTCCTTCATAGCGCAGCCCTGGGTCCTGGTGGCGGCTATGGTAGTATCGGATATCATGGACAAATTATCTCCGAACATGGCACCACCTACCACGGTACCTACAGCTACTGCTAGAGGTATCTGGGCTTTTAATGCCATGTCCACCGCTATCGGGCATACCGCCGCAATCGTGCCCATGGAAGTTCCCATTGCCGTGGACACAAAGGCCGATATTATGAATAAACCGGGTAGTATCATATTAGGAGGAATCACGGAGAGTCCGAAGTTAACTGTCGAGTCTACTCCGCCCATGGCGTTTGCCACGGTAGAAAAAGCTCCCGCTAAAAGGTATATCATGCACATTATTATTATATTTGAATCTCCAACTCCGCTGATGAAACTTTCCATCTTTTCATCAAGGGAGCCTTTAAAAAGGATAAAAGCAACGGTGATACCTGCAACTGCTGCCACTGGCGATGGAAGCTGGTAAAAGGCAAATTCTACGCCTTTGCTGTTGAAATAAATCCCGCTTCCCAGGAAGAGCGCGAGAAATACTGCAAGGGGTAATAGAGCAAGAGGGTTTTTACCGCTTTT
The DNA window shown above is from Thermosediminibacter oceani DSM 16646 and carries:
- a CDS encoding Na+/H+ antiporter NhaC family protein — protein: MKSGKNPLALLPLAVFLALFLGSGIYFNSKGVEFAFYQLPSPVAAVAGITVAFILFKGSLDEKMESFISGVGDSNIIIMCMIYLLAGAFSTVANAMGGVDSTVNFGLSVIPPNMILPGLFIISAFVSTAMGTSMGTIAAVCPIAVDMALKAQIPLAVAVGTVVGGAMFGDNLSMISDTTIAATRTQGCAMKDKFIMNFKIALPAALITIALLAFTGITGQIPQGLEYNFIKILPYVSVLVLALMGMNVFLVLLIGIILAGAIGLADGSFTLISFTQKMYEGFGTMQEIFILSLLIGGLAAMITKEGGIDYLLDFISRRIRSRKGAELGIGALVSVADICTANNTVAIVITGPMAKKMAEENGVDPRRSASMLDIFSCVWQGIIPYGAQLLLAGSIAKLSPVEIMPFLYYPYLLGFMALAAIAFGIPRAIRS